In Chelonoidis abingdonii isolate Lonesome George chromosome 22, CheloAbing_2.0, whole genome shotgun sequence, one genomic interval encodes:
- the ZCCHC8 gene encoding zinc finger CCHC domain-containing protein 8, giving the protein MAAEVDFGDRELFEQLDGDEAAAPTAQPLHTRFGEDEELEEAGEALRERLRDSEEMVRQLRSENQELRRKLKILTRPSGLSVDSSKLDGPLLQILFMNNVISKQYHQEIEDFISSLVQKYEEQQKAEPERTHFNVKPQPSSILLEEDHKVTSSNTIKKIKEAFSVVGSVLYFTNFCLDKLGQPILNENPQLTEGWEIPKYQQVFSQILSLDGQEIQVKAKRPKPHCFNCGSEEHQMKDCPKPRNATRISEKRRAFMEACGEASNQNFQQRYHADEVEERFGKFKPGIISEELQDALGVTDKSLPPFIYRMRQLGYPPGWLKEAELEDSGLALYDGKDTTGGDTEDERPYQQNKCVTYDVSKLINYPGFNMSTPSGISDEWRIFGSIPMQPSQQKDIFASYLSNFRAPSPKSSNKRSAYPSSSHNSKKVKGDNSAVSVADMDMDSDLEMPHSSLAYDSFEFQPPLPPGSPSIATPPPLPRGTPPCTPPNFTSPLPPAPTASLRRNSPASTPSSDSAQPRVGDSAMDEDTLTLEELEEQQRLIWAALEQADSTNSDSDIPADTPLTGNSVTSSPSRNELDIVPEGRTSEKLVGMEIGISDTSMQISKNEHSKSDPDSGDGLLDLKEGDTDHVDSEGILENSIIGSKCEVNNGGNEGVTHVVISTESSTKNSNPIPDMSKFAAGITPFEFENMAESTGVYLRIRSVLKNSPRNQQKTKKASD; this is encoded by the exons ATGGCGGCTGAGGTGGACTTCGGGGATCGCGAGCTCTTCGAGCAACTGGACGGTGACGAAGCGGCTGCCCCGACGGCGCAGCCGCTTCACACCCGCTTCGGGGAGgatgaggagctggaggaggccGGGGAGGCGCTGCGCGAGCGGCTGAGGGACTCGGAGGAGATGGTGCGGCAGCTGCGGTCCGAGA ATCAAGAACTTAGAAGAAAACTGAAGATTCTGACACGACCAAG TGGACTTTCAGTGGACAGTTCTaagttagatggacctttgttacAGATTTTATTTATGAACAACGTTATTTCAAA GCAGTATCATCAAGAAATTGAGGATTTTATTTCTAGTTTAGTTCAAAAATACGAGGAGCAGCAGAAAGCTGAACCAGAAAGGACCCACTTCAATGTTAAGCCTCAG CCATCCAGTATTCTTTTGGAAGAGGACCATAAAGTGACAAGTtctaatacaataaaaaaaattaaggaagcTTTCAGT GTTGTAGGAAGTGTTCTATATTTTACCAATTTTTGTCTTGATAAACTGGGACAACCTATATTAAATGAAAATCCACAGCTGACAGAAGGATGGGAAATACCCAA ATACCAGCAAGTTTTCAGCCAGATTCTCTCTCTGGATGGGCAAGAAATACAAGTAAAAGCAAAAAG GCCAAAACCTCATTGTTTCAATTGTGGTTCTGAAGAGCATCAAATGAAAGATTGTCCAAAG CCACGGAATGCTACCCGTATAAGTGAGAAAAGAAGAGCGTTCATGGAAGCCTGTGGTGAAGCAAGTAACCAGAACTTTCAGCAACGTTATCATGCGGACGAAGTAGAAGAGAGGTTTGGGAAGTTTAAACCAGGAATAATAAG TGAAGAACTTCAAGATGCGCTTGGTGTCACAGATAAGAGTCTTCCTCCATTTATATATCGCATGCGCCAGCTGGGTTACCCCCCAGGTTGGCTCAAAGAGGCTGAACTGGAAGATTCAGGACTTGCACTTTATGATGGAAAAG ATACTACTGGTGGTGATACAGAAGATGAAAGACCCTATCAACAAAACAAATGTGTCACTTACGATGTCTCTAAGTTAATAAACTATCCAGGCTTTAATATGTCTACTCCAAGTGGGATCTCAGAT gaATGGAGGATATTTGGTTCCATACCCATGCAGCCATCTCAACAGAAGGACATTTTTGCTAGCTACCTTTCTAATTTTCGAGCG CCAAGTCCAAAATCTAGCAATAAAAGGTCTGCATATCCATCAAGTTCTCACAATTCAAAGAAGGTAAAAGGAGACAATTCAGCAGTATCAGTAGCTGACATGGACATGGATTCTG ATTTGGAAATGCCACACAGTTCTCTAGCTTATGACAGTTTTGAGTTCCAACCTCCACTGCCACCTGGGTCTCCATCGATTGCAACTCCACCCCCATTGCCACGAGGAACTCCTCCATGTACTCCACCCAACTTCACATCCCCTCTACCTCCAGCACCTACTGCCTCTCTTCGCAGGAATAGTCCAGCATCAACTCCTTCCAGTGATTCTGCTCAGCCAAGAGTGGGGGATTCAGCCATGGATGAAGATACTTTGACCCTAGAAGAGCTTGAGGAGCAGCAGCGATTGATTTGGGCTGCACTTGAGCAGGCAGACAGTACAAACAGTGACTCTGATATACCTGCTGATACACCTTTAACTGGAAACTCTGTTACATCATCCCCATCTAGGAATGAACTGGACATTGTTCCAGAAGGAAGAACATCTGAGAAGCTGGTTGGAATGGAAATTGGGATTTCAGACACTAGTATGCAGATATCCAAAAATGAACATTCTAAAAGTGACCCTGATTCAGGGGATGGATTGCTTGACCTAAAGGAAGGTGACACTGATCATGTGGATTCTGAAGGCATTCTGGAGAACAGCATTATAGGCTCAAAATGTGAGGTTAACAATGGAGGAAATGAAGGTGTTACTCATGTGGTCATTAGTACTGAATCATCTACAAAAAATTCAAATCCTATTCCTGACATGAGCAAGTTTGCGGCAGGAATAACACCATTTGAGTTTGAAAATATGGCAGAATCAACTGGTGTTTATCTTCGAATACGAAGTGTATTAAAGAATTCCCCAAGAAACcagcaaaaaaccaaaaaggcTTCAGATTAA